The Rhodohalobacter barkolensis genome includes the window GGTGGCGTGATTGCCCAAATAGACGACAGACTGATTCAGGCTCAATATGAAGCGGCAAAAACAGGCTATGAACTGGCTGAAGACACCTTCAACCGCTTTGAGTCACTGCATGCAGATTCAATCATCAGTACACAGGACTACAACAGTGCAAGAGCCCAGAGAGATCAGGCGAGAGCACAACTGAACCAAGTTGAAAAGCAGCTTCAAGATTCAAAAATAGAAGCTCCTTTTTCAGGCAGGATTGAAGAGCGGTTTATCAGCACAGGCGAATTGATCAACCCGGGTATGCCTGTGGTCAGACTTGTAAATACAGATTTGATTCGAGTTATATCCGGGGTGCCGGAAAGATACTCCGGTGAAATTACGGAGGGTTCCAAGGTACAGCTGAATTTTGGAGGATTAAACGGAGAGACTCGTGAAAGTACGGTCACCTACGCGAGTAATGTGTTGGACCCGGAAACCCGGACTTATGCTATAGAAGTGGAAATGAGAAATTCCGAACAGTTGATTAAACCGGATATGGTAGTAGACCTTTTATTGGAACGGCAAACTCTGGAAAATGTAATCATCATTCCGCGAACAGCCGTATTAAGAAACGAGGATGGACAGTCTGTTTACATTGCAAGTGAACAAGATGGGGAAAAAGTGGCCAGGTTGGTAAATGTTGAAACCGGATCTGCAGGCGGTGCTTTGATTCAAATTGTAAATGGTTTGTCTGATGGAGATGAATTAGTAGTAAACGGTGTAAGGAATTTAAGTGAAGGCGATGTATTAAATATTCTGAATACCGAAACCAGCATAGAGAGAGCAGAAAAACTTAAATCGGCAGACAGACCGGTCGTCTCTTACTAAATCAGATATAGCAAAAGAAATTTCGATTGATATCAAATAACGTATGAAATTAACAAACCTAACTTTAAAGAACAGAACGGTTATTGTTGTGCTTACGGCGATACTGATTTTAGCCGGGGCTTTCAGTTACAGTTCAATTCCCAAAGAGTCGAACCCATCGATTGAGATTCCAATATTTATTGTAAATACAATTTATCCGGGAATTTCTCCCGCTGATATGGAATCACTCATCACACAGCCGATTGAGCGAGAACTCCAGGGGATAAATGGAGTTAAAGAGATTCGGTCAAACACGTTGGAAAGTTTCAGCAGTATCGTTGTTGAATTCGATCTCGATGTTCCGCTATCAGAAGCGAGTCAGCGAGTAAGGGAGCGGGTTGATCTGGCCCGAACAGAACTTCCACCGGATGCTGAAGAGCCTTTTATCGTTGAAATTGATCTGGACGATTTTCCAATTATGACGGTGAACCTGGCGGCTGACTACCCGTTATCTCGGTTAACTGAAGTTGCCGAACGTCTGGAAGATGCGATAGAAGCTGGTTCAGGAATTCGGGAAGTTGAAACGGTTGGGGAAATTGAACGTGAAGTGCAGGTGAATGTAGACCTTGGGGAGCTGAATGGGTATGGCCTTGGCTTTGGTCAGCTTGTAAATGCGATTCAGGCACAAAACCTGACCATTCCGGGTGGAACGGTGGATGTGGACAAGATGAGCTACTTGCTTCGGGTAAGCGGTGAATTTGAAGATCCTTCCGAAATAGAGAATCTGGTGATTGCACGTCCTATGGGAGAGCAATCGCAAAGTGCCGGTCTTGTGTACATGCGCGATGTTGCGGATGTTGTGTTTGGTTTCAAGGATAGAGAAAGCTTTGCGCGTCTCAGAGCCTACAAAATGGATGAGAACGGGGAAAAGGTTGAACTGGACGAATCTGAAATTCAGGATAATCAGGTTATCAGTTTAAATATTAAAAAGCGTCCGGGTGCGAACATTCTTGATACCGTAGAAGAAGTAGTAGAAATTGTTGAAGGTTACCCGGTTCCTTCCGGTACCAATGTGGTAATAACGGGTGATCAGAGTGAAAATGTCAGGGATTTGATATCAGACCTTGAAAACAGCATCATCAGTGGTATGCTCTTTGTTGTACTGGTATTGGTCTTTT containing:
- a CDS encoding efflux RND transporter periplasmic adaptor subunit, with translation MMNTVIKISSLILLAFTLVSCDQGEENGEQNGTDGARLMPVETVIIEPDNFNDFVRTTGTVEAIDDAMISSETSGRILSIKDRGERVQKGGVIAQIDDRLIQAQYEAAKTGYELAEDTFNRFESLHADSIISTQDYNSARAQRDQARAQLNQVEKQLQDSKIEAPFSGRIEERFISTGELINPGMPVVRLVNTDLIRVISGVPERYSGEITEGSKVQLNFGGLNGETRESTVTYASNVLDPETRTYAIEVEMRNSEQLIKPDMVVDLLLERQTLENVIIIPRTAVLRNEDGQSVYIASEQDGEKVARLVNVETGSAGGALIQIVNGLSDGDELVVNGVRNLSEGDVLNILNTETSIERAEKLKSADRPVVSY